Proteins encoded within one genomic window of Brassica rapa cultivar Chiifu-401-42 chromosome A09, CAAS_Brap_v3.01, whole genome shotgun sequence:
- the LOC103842547 gene encoding probable transcription factor PosF21 translates to MQRPNSSSSSSLNPSPIRFPVPFTGNRVGTPPPPPIPPTFQPKHSFPAAAVEDRTGAVFSPSLPPSPFTMYHSPSRVVAGGSGNLPPRNSHRRSNSDHTFVFSSMSPPLIPSKSLERSVSSCGEASDWSKLVKEEERRTFSEGYDDALRAYMRLDKLDAERSRGRTRKMTNGGSTSGDSEGESNVKRRAGGDIAPTSGHYRSVSLDSCCFREDDYSVRFGKYEFSAGDMKKIAADETLAGIVMADPKRVKRMLANRASAARSKERETQYIAKLEHKVQTLQIETTTLSAHLTYLQRDNMGLQNQNNELKFRLQSMEQQTQLRNALSEKLTEEFQRLSLVIGVPNRSESNISNASLTPEMFQQQLRISQLQHQHYNE, encoded by the exons ATGCAGAGACCTaactcttcctcttcttcttctttgaatcCTTCTCCCATCCGCTTCCCAGTTCCCTTCACCGGAAATAGAGTCGgaactcctcctcctcctcccattCCACCGACCTTTCAGCCCAAACACTCCTTTCCGGCGGCGGCCGTGGAGGACAGAACCGGCGCCGTGTTCAGCCCTTCTCTGCCTCCGTCGCCCTTCACCATGTATCACTCTCCTTCAAGGGTGGTGGCAGGCGGCAGCGGGAATCTACCGCCGAGAAACTCTCATAGGCGTTCCAATAGCGATCATACATTTGTGTTTAGCTCCATGTCGCCTCCGTTGATCCCTTCCAAGTCTTTGGAAAGATCAGTCTCGAGCTGCGGGGAGGCTTCAGATTGGTCTAAGTTGGTCAAGGAGGAAGAGCGTAGAACGTTTTCAGAGGGCTACGACGATGCTTTAAGGGCGTATATGAGACTTGATAAACTTGATGCGGAGAGAAGTAGAGGGAGGACGAGGAAGATGACGAACGGTGGAAGCACCAGTGGTGACTCTGAAGGTGAGAGCAACGTGAAGAGGAGAGCCGGCGGAGACATTGCTCCCACCAGTGGACACTACCGGAGTGTTTCCCTGGACAGTTGCTGTTTCCGTGAAGATGATTATAGTGTCCGATTTGGAAAGTATGAGTTTAGTGCAGGTGACATGAAGAAGATCGCGGCAGATGAGACACTTGCTGGGATTGTTATGGCTGACCCTAAGCGTGTTAAAAG GATGTTGGCGAACCGCGCGTCTGCTGCACGTTCAAAGGAGCGGGAGACGCAATACATAGCGAAGTTAGAACACAAGGTGCAGACTCTTCAGATTGAGACCACTACTTTATCAGCTCACCTCACTTATTTGCAG AGAGATAATATGGGGTTGCAGAACCAGAACAATGAGCTCAAGTTTCGTCTTCAATCTATGGAGCAACAGACACAACTCCGCAATG CTCTGTCTGAGAAACTGACTGAAGAATTCCAGCGATTGAGTCTGGTGATTGGTGTGCCGAACCGCAGCGAATCCAACATATCAAACGCGTCACTAACTCCGGAGATGTTTCAGCAGCAGCTTAGGATTAGCCAGTTACAACATCAGCATTACAATGAATAG